From Oncorhynchus mykiss isolate Arlee chromosome 6, USDA_OmykA_1.1, whole genome shotgun sequence, the proteins below share one genomic window:
- the gatc gene encoding glutamyl-tRNA(Gln) amidotransferase subunit C, mitochondrial, translated as MYVVVNYTRRLQTLAFNLGSSCYHQGVTRVSITSQDRKSRQNFSCFRWTHLITLVHQYSTRISNSKVPRVATWEPVLESQLPPPCQVPVDLVDKLERLALVDFRNQEGLACLEKAIRFADQLHVVDTDGVDPMDSVLEERALYLREDAVAEGDCAEELLQLSKNTVEEYFVAPPGNIPLPKREERSAMFKHSEF; from the exons ATGTATGTCGTAGTGAATTATACACGAAGGTTACAGACCCTAGCATTTAATCTAGGGTCTTCGTGCTACCACCAAGGCGTCACAAGAGTTTCCATAACGTCACAGGACCGAAAATCCAGGCAAAACTTTAGCTGCTTTCGTTGGACTCATCTGATAACTTTAGTACATCAATATAGTACCCGAATTAGCAACTCTAAG GTGCCCAGGGTAGCAACATGGGAGCCTGTATTGGAGAGCCAGCTACCCCCA CCTTGCCAAGTTCCTGTAGACCTTGTTGACAAATTGGAGCGACTAGCCCTGGTGGATTTCCGCAACCAGGAGGGGCTGGCCTGTCTGGAGAAAGCCATCCGATTTGCAGATCAACTCCATGTTGTTGACACAGATGGGGTTGACCCGATGGATTCAGTTCTGGAGGAAAG GGCACTGTATCTGAGGGAGGATGCCGTGGCAGAGGGGGACTGTGCAGAGGAACTGCTCCAGCTCTCCAAAAACACAGTGGAGGAGTACTTTGTGGCACCGCCAG GTAACATTCCACTCccgaagagagaggagagatctgCCATGTTTAAGCACTCCGAGTTCTGA
- the zgc:158398 gene encoding transmembrane protein 248 isoform X1 has protein sequence MIPQARCVMGSWQPVANLRDYVSQHPPGVTFFLCVLTLALTFLSLGSYTHTHRLPNPDTQDWNHFLLSLANLQLCARANGTAMEMVSSPPFAKEEVCGTVLLNSTQSPPSITQLSLWVPLAVMDSSNIQSLSDLCLHGTLLASQLGLTGNEAVNVTLMFSSPSVGGNSHACLSVSAPTHILPPVLLPPVCPANEGTSSPVRAIAMEISSQKPSASQSCYSLQYTPDPTLTAMLTQKELGLASRHLIQVSVCLLGVCVLLCFSASLTHSHVRRYHSNGLELQREPLIDS, from the exons ATGATCCCACAAGCCAG GTGTGTGATGGGTTCCTGGCAGCCAGTTGCTAATCTAAGGGACTATGTTTCCCAGCATCCTCCTGGGGTCACCTTCTTCCTCTGTGTGCTGACCCTTGCCCTCACCTTCCTAAGCCTCGGgtcatacacgcacacacaccgccTGCCAAATCCAGATACGCAG GATTGGAACCACTTCCTGTTGTCGTTGGCCAACCTCCAGTTGTGTGCGAGAGCCAATGGTACAGCAATGGAGAtggtttcctctcctccattTGCGAAAGAGGAGGTATGTGGAACAGTATTGCTGAACTCCACCCAGAGCCCACCATCCATCACACAGTTGTCCCTTTGGGTGCCACTGGCCGTGATGGACAGCTCAAACATCCAATCCCTGAGCGACCTTTGCCTCCATGGAACATTATTGGCCAGTCAGCTGGGACTCACAG GTAACGAGGCTGTAAACGTGACACTGatgttctcctctccatctgtggGTGGCAACTCGCACGCCTGCCTTAGCGTTAGCGCACCTACACACATCCTACCTCCAGTcct GCTGCCACCTGTGTGCCCTGCCAATGAAGGGACATCCTCTCCTGTCAGAGCGATTGCAATGGAGATAAGCAGCCAGAAGCCCTCAGCGTCACAGTCTTGCTACAGTCTACAGTACACACCTGATCCTACACTCACCGCCATGCTAACgcag AAGGAGCTGGGTCTGGCGAGTAGGCATCTGATccaggtgagtgtgtgtctgcTGGGGGTGTGTGTGCTGCTATGCTTCTCCGCCagtctcacacactcacacgtacGGCGTTACCACAGCAACGGCCTGGAACTGCAAAGG GAGCCACTGATTGACTCCTGA
- the zgc:158398 gene encoding transmembrane protein 248 isoform X2, translated as MIPQARCVMGSWQPVANLRDYVSQHPPGVTFFLCVLTLALTFLSLGSYTHTHRLPNPDTQDWNHFLLSLANLQLCARANGTAMEMVSSPPFAKEEVCGTVLLNSTQSPPSITQLSLWVPLAVMDSSNIQSLSDLCLHGTLLASQLGLTGNEAVNVTLMFSSPSVGGNSHACLSVSAPTHILPPVLLPPVCPANEGTSSPVRAIAMEISSQKPSASQSCYSLQYTPDPTLTAMLTQKELGLASRHLIQEPLIDS; from the exons ATGATCCCACAAGCCAG GTGTGTGATGGGTTCCTGGCAGCCAGTTGCTAATCTAAGGGACTATGTTTCCCAGCATCCTCCTGGGGTCACCTTCTTCCTCTGTGTGCTGACCCTTGCCCTCACCTTCCTAAGCCTCGGgtcatacacgcacacacaccgccTGCCAAATCCAGATACGCAG GATTGGAACCACTTCCTGTTGTCGTTGGCCAACCTCCAGTTGTGTGCGAGAGCCAATGGTACAGCAATGGAGAtggtttcctctcctccattTGCGAAAGAGGAGGTATGTGGAACAGTATTGCTGAACTCCACCCAGAGCCCACCATCCATCACACAGTTGTCCCTTTGGGTGCCACTGGCCGTGATGGACAGCTCAAACATCCAATCCCTGAGCGACCTTTGCCTCCATGGAACATTATTGGCCAGTCAGCTGGGACTCACAG GTAACGAGGCTGTAAACGTGACACTGatgttctcctctccatctgtggGTGGCAACTCGCACGCCTGCCTTAGCGTTAGCGCACCTACACACATCCTACCTCCAGTcct GCTGCCACCTGTGTGCCCTGCCAATGAAGGGACATCCTCTCCTGTCAGAGCGATTGCAATGGAGATAAGCAGCCAGAAGCCCTCAGCGTCACAGTCTTGCTACAGTCTACAGTACACACCTGATCCTACACTCACCGCCATGCTAACgcag AAGGAGCTGGGTCTGGCGAGTAGGCATCTGATccag GAGCCACTGATTGACTCCTGA
- the zgc:158398 gene encoding transmembrane protein 248 isoform X3, which translates to MIPQARCVMGSWQPVANLRDYVSQHPPGVTFFLCVLTLALTFLSLGSYTHTHRLPNPDTQDWNHFLLSLANLQLCARANGTAMEMVSSPPFAKEEVCGTVLLNSTQSPPSITQLSLWVPLAVMDSSNIQSLSDLCLHGTLLASQLGLTGNEAVNVTLMFSSPSVGGNSHACLSVSAPTHILPPVLLPPVCPANEGTSSPVRAIAMEISSQKPSASQSCYSLQYTPDPTLTAMLTQEPLIDS; encoded by the exons ATGATCCCACAAGCCAG GTGTGTGATGGGTTCCTGGCAGCCAGTTGCTAATCTAAGGGACTATGTTTCCCAGCATCCTCCTGGGGTCACCTTCTTCCTCTGTGTGCTGACCCTTGCCCTCACCTTCCTAAGCCTCGGgtcatacacgcacacacaccgccTGCCAAATCCAGATACGCAG GATTGGAACCACTTCCTGTTGTCGTTGGCCAACCTCCAGTTGTGTGCGAGAGCCAATGGTACAGCAATGGAGAtggtttcctctcctccattTGCGAAAGAGGAGGTATGTGGAACAGTATTGCTGAACTCCACCCAGAGCCCACCATCCATCACACAGTTGTCCCTTTGGGTGCCACTGGCCGTGATGGACAGCTCAAACATCCAATCCCTGAGCGACCTTTGCCTCCATGGAACATTATTGGCCAGTCAGCTGGGACTCACAG GTAACGAGGCTGTAAACGTGACACTGatgttctcctctccatctgtggGTGGCAACTCGCACGCCTGCCTTAGCGTTAGCGCACCTACACACATCCTACCTCCAGTcct GCTGCCACCTGTGTGCCCTGCCAATGAAGGGACATCCTCTCCTGTCAGAGCGATTGCAATGGAGATAAGCAGCCAGAAGCCCTCAGCGTCACAGTCTTGCTACAGTCTACAGTACACACCTGATCCTACACTCACCGCCATGCTAACgcag GAGCCACTGATTGACTCCTGA